A genomic region of Candidatus Melainabacteria bacterium contains the following coding sequences:
- a CDS encoding nucleotidyl transferase AbiEii/AbiGii toxin family protein yields MNPATDSMLRKYNCVTRQDFENAMKEIIQEIALLGLWRAKFFEHAAFYGGTALRILYGLDRFSEDMDFSLLVPDRDFELQPYLDAIGAELSAMDFNVEIAEKIKNIDTAIDSAFIKADTKEHFLKIDVPREIADQIAPRNVLKIKLEVDTNPPGDFETEAKVLLQPIPFSVRTYKQPDLFAGKIHALLERGWGSGRVKGRDYYDFVWYLGRDTPVHLAHLKQRLCQTRSWNADRDLTRADLVNLLESKFSQVDIELAKRDVLPFVKDPQSVDLWTTDFFISLLPRLKVC; encoded by the coding sequence ATGAATCCGGCCACTGATTCAATGCTGAGAAAATATAACTGCGTAACTCGTCAGGATTTCGAGAATGCGATGAAGGAAATTATTCAAGAGATTGCGTTGCTCGGATTGTGGCGAGCGAAGTTCTTTGAGCATGCCGCTTTCTATGGTGGCACAGCTTTGAGAATTCTATATGGTCTCGATAGATTTTCAGAGGATATGGATTTTTCTTTGCTGGTACCAGATCGTGACTTTGAGCTGCAACCTTATCTTGACGCCATCGGTGCTGAACTTTCTGCAATGGATTTCAACGTTGAAATTGCAGAAAAAATCAAGAACATAGACACCGCTATTGATTCAGCTTTTATCAAAGCTGACACGAAGGAGCACTTCTTGAAGATTGATGTGCCGAGAGAAATTGCCGATCAGATTGCGCCTCGCAATGTTCTAAAAATCAAGCTCGAAGTTGACACTAATCCGCCTGGTGATTTCGAAACGGAAGCGAAAGTTCTCTTGCAGCCGATTCCGTTTTCGGTCAGGACTTACAAACAACCGGATTTGTTTGCGGGCAAAATACACGCGCTGCTTGAACGCGGCTGGGGAAGCGGTAGAGTGAAGGGCCGCGACTACTATGATTTCGTCTGGTATTTGGGTCGTGACACGCCGGTGCATCTGGCTCACTTAAAGCAGAGACTTTGTCAGACAAGGTCGTGGAACGCCGATCGAGATCTGACCCGAGCAGATCTCGTCAATCTTTTGGAGTCGAAGTTCTCTCAAGTTGACATTGAGCTTGCAAAACGTGACGTTCTTCCATTCGTGAAAGATCCTCAGTCTGTAGACCTTTGGACCACCGACTTCTTTATTTCATTGTTGCCACGATTGAAGGTTTGCTGA
- a CDS encoding GntR family transcriptional regulator, with protein sequence MSKPLTVPRRQETYDVIRDRIMSGALVPGARIIESTLCEELGVSRTPMREALFRLEQDGLVRQEPARGFSVMPLSAREVRQIYPIIWTLEVLALKIGADNVDTTELQRLNRSLTRATNPEKQHALDDKWHEILIESCKNKRLLQQIQLLKHVAHRYELAYMRHSKKLDTSIDEHEAILTAIASGQATEAQLLLEKHWRRGMETLLDWLDWRDE encoded by the coding sequence ATGTCAAAGCCGTTAACCGTTCCCCGCCGTCAGGAGACATACGATGTTATCCGTGACCGCATCATGAGTGGTGCTCTTGTCCCTGGAGCGCGGATAATCGAATCCACTCTATGCGAAGAGCTTGGCGTCAGCCGCACTCCGATGCGTGAAGCACTCTTTCGCCTTGAGCAAGATGGGCTCGTGCGCCAGGAGCCTGCTCGTGGTTTCTCGGTCATGCCTCTCAGTGCGAGGGAAGTGCGGCAGATATATCCAATCATATGGACGCTCGAAGTTCTCGCGTTAAAAATCGGGGCAGACAACGTAGACACAACAGAACTTCAGCGACTCAACCGCAGTCTGACCAGAGCGACCAATCCAGAAAAACAACACGCTTTAGATGACAAATGGCACGAGATTTTGATTGAGAGTTGCAAAAATAAACGCCTATTGCAGCAGATTCAACTTTTAAAACATGTGGCTCATCGCTATGAACTAGCCTACATGCGCCATTCAAAAAAATTGGACACATCGATAGATGAACACGAAGCGATTCTCACAGCGATCGCAAGTGGTCAGGCGACAGAGGCGCAGCTTCTGCTCGAAAAGCACTGGCGCCGCGGCATGGAGACTCTATTAGACTGGCTGGATTGGAGGGATGAATAA
- a CDS encoding pyridoxal-phosphate dependent enzyme, which translates to MNKMNGASLKTGSPPSIIKSAQNPNLTGLKCLRCERLYSLDDPHIDSGLGCKDCLQKGFPVSLYCVYSESARLTVENNESGMHQFVSMLPYSNFPSIGERSTGLAQIESLASAMGVASVAIKNEGQNPTGSHKDRMSPFAVARAISAGFTKVIASSSGNAGASLAAYAARAGLECCIISAPDISESWATAIKLTGAHLRLVPSHERWPLMQRLVQEENWFPVTNFHAQPIASNPFGIEGYKTVAYEIALQSRDKTPTLILIPTCRGDLLFGLYRGFVEAMQAGLIRTIPRLVAVEPGDRLKDALEGKDYRQHFTVDDNNMASIDGDTVTYQSIQALKNTKGGAICVSSEEASSAQGELARNGYYAEMSSAASLAGLHKLKRNNKLSASDRVVLIATSHGYKQLPEDTAAVTNRTCN; encoded by the coding sequence ATGAATAAAATGAATGGTGCGAGTTTGAAGACAGGAAGTCCTCCCTCGATAATCAAATCGGCTCAGAATCCAAATCTTACGGGGCTGAAATGCTTACGATGCGAGAGACTCTATTCACTGGATGATCCGCACATCGACAGCGGTTTAGGGTGCAAAGACTGCTTGCAGAAAGGTTTCCCTGTATCTCTGTATTGTGTCTACTCTGAGAGTGCGCGCTTGACTGTAGAGAATAACGAATCAGGAATGCATCAATTTGTGAGCATGCTTCCTTATAGCAACTTCCCGTCGATTGGCGAACGAAGCACAGGGCTCGCGCAAATCGAATCACTGGCTTCAGCCATGGGTGTCGCCTCTGTTGCAATCAAGAACGAAGGGCAAAATCCAACTGGATCACACAAAGACCGCATGAGTCCGTTCGCAGTTGCTAGAGCAATATCGGCAGGATTCACGAAAGTCATTGCCAGTTCCTCAGGAAATGCGGGAGCGTCTCTTGCGGCATACGCGGCCCGAGCCGGTCTCGAATGCTGCATCATCTCCGCACCTGATATAAGCGAATCATGGGCAACAGCAATCAAACTCACCGGAGCTCACCTGCGACTGGTTCCCAGCCACGAGCGCTGGCCGTTGATGCAGCGATTGGTGCAAGAGGAAAACTGGTTTCCTGTAACAAACTTCCATGCCCAGCCGATTGCTAGCAATCCGTTTGGCATCGAAGGATATAAAACCGTCGCCTACGAAATTGCTCTTCAGTCGCGCGACAAAACTCCGACCTTGATTTTGATACCTACTTGCCGCGGAGACCTTTTATTTGGACTTTATAGAGGGTTCGTCGAAGCTATGCAGGCAGGGCTGATACGTACGATACCGCGACTGGTGGCAGTCGAGCCTGGAGATCGTCTTAAAGATGCACTTGAGGGAAAAGATTACCGGCAGCACTTCACGGTGGATGACAATAACATGGCATCGATTGATGGCGACACGGTAACCTACCAATCAATTCAAGCGCTTAAGAACACTAAAGGCGGTGCAATCTGTGTCAGCTCGGAAGAAGCATCTTCGGCTCAGGGTGAACTAGCACGCAACGGCTACTACGCAGAGATGTCTTCCGCCGCATCGCTTGCCGGACTTCACAAACTTAAGAGAAATAATAAATTGTCGGCTTCTGACCGAGTAGTACTTATTGCAACCTCGCACGGATACAAGCAATTACCTGAAGATACAGCAGCTGTTACGAATCGAACCTGCAACTGA
- a CDS encoding PAS domain S-box protein, whose product MKLTLMHKGLLLVSIPLCFEIAMFSVLINMQEQVERDAQILEHKRQINECMNTIINDMARIALVKKRFQQGPSSTENLLRKNVDELLQAFAKVEELTKDEPELLQSVQTSKKAVLNAKEELTLVRSQVRNASSIEEVNGFLIASRKRLDADLAVALNSGILDIVNKTEQGEDLEKNIEARHRITLLLRCALWISAILGISLAVVYSRNLTLRIMRVKENATRFANRESLRTVLTGNDEIAELDRAFHDATRQIETATRKERAILENATDLIFSLNEDLVITSANPSTELTIGTRPEDLIGETITSLIAPEEAEKLSQSLLQMIATTHKAELEVHMLRKNMSAAHADPLNVVVSASYSPRDKSFYCIVHDVTSQRQMERMRQEVVAMITHDLRTPLQTIRNYLEMLRLGMLGNLNDQGDSLLTIADKESRRMSTLIDGVLTLEKLRSGNTELNIENLDLFKLLDSCAKALELVSRDKQIEIEIEPFTPIEIRGDRLWLEQILLNVLTNALKFSPPKTRVTMNAKTIEDNAEIRIKDQGPGIPKEDQQRIFERFQRVSATAHKVGSGLGLNICKELLQLHKGSIRCESEQDQGSTFIILLPLAVKVAEV is encoded by the coding sequence ATGAAACTTACTTTGATGCACAAGGGATTGCTTTTGGTGAGCATTCCGCTTTGCTTCGAAATAGCAATGTTCAGCGTTCTGATTAACATGCAAGAACAGGTTGAACGCGATGCACAAATACTAGAGCACAAAAGACAAATCAATGAGTGCATGAACACCATTATCAATGACATGGCGCGCATCGCACTGGTGAAAAAGCGCTTTCAGCAAGGTCCTTCCTCGACAGAAAATCTTCTCAGAAAAAATGTCGATGAATTGCTGCAGGCTTTTGCGAAGGTCGAAGAACTGACTAAAGACGAACCAGAGCTCTTGCAGTCAGTCCAAACCTCGAAGAAAGCGGTGCTGAATGCCAAAGAAGAACTTACCCTGGTCAGGAGCCAGGTTCGAAATGCAAGCTCAATCGAAGAAGTAAATGGATTTCTAATCGCCAGCAGAAAAAGACTCGATGCAGACCTGGCTGTAGCACTAAACTCAGGGATTCTCGACATCGTCAATAAGACAGAGCAAGGCGAAGACTTAGAAAAAAACATCGAGGCAAGACATCGCATCACGTTGCTTCTCCGCTGCGCATTGTGGATAAGCGCTATTCTGGGCATTTCTCTCGCCGTCGTATACAGCAGAAACTTGACTCTCCGAATCATGAGAGTGAAAGAAAACGCCACCAGGTTCGCAAACCGTGAATCTTTGCGCACCGTACTAACCGGTAATGACGAAATCGCCGAACTGGACAGAGCATTCCATGATGCCACGAGACAAATAGAAACAGCAACGAGAAAAGAAAGAGCGATACTAGAAAATGCCACCGACCTGATTTTCTCCCTCAATGAAGATCTGGTTATTACGTCGGCAAATCCCTCTACAGAACTGACTATAGGCACACGCCCGGAAGATCTAATTGGGGAAACAATCACTTCATTAATCGCGCCGGAAGAAGCTGAAAAGTTATCGCAATCACTTCTTCAGATGATTGCAACGACACACAAAGCCGAGTTAGAAGTGCACATGCTGAGAAAGAACATGTCTGCTGCTCACGCAGACCCACTTAACGTGGTCGTTTCGGCGAGTTATTCGCCAAGAGACAAATCATTCTATTGCATTGTGCATGACGTAACATCCCAGAGACAGATGGAACGCATGAGGCAAGAAGTTGTGGCAATGATCACTCACGACCTGCGCACACCTCTTCAAACAATCAGAAACTATCTAGAGATGCTGCGGCTTGGCATGCTGGGCAACTTGAACGATCAGGGAGACAGTCTTCTAACAATAGCTGACAAAGAATCAAGAAGAATGTCCACGCTCATTGACGGTGTTCTGACGCTTGAGAAACTGCGCAGCGGAAATACCGAACTGAATATAGAGAATCTAGATCTCTTCAAGCTTTTAGACTCATGTGCAAAGGCACTGGAATTGGTTTCCAGAGACAAACAAATCGAGATCGAAATAGAACCCTTTACGCCCATAGAGATCAGAGGCGATCGACTATGGTTGGAACAGATTCTACTTAACGTTCTCACCAACGCTCTCAAATTTTCACCGCCCAAAACCAGAGTAACAATGAACGCTAAAACGATTGAGGATAACGCCGAGATTCGAATAAAGGATCAGGGCCCGGGAATTCCAAAAGAAGATCAACAGCGGATTTTTGAGCGCTTTCAGCGAGTCAGTGCCACAGCGCACAAAGTTGGCTCAGGGTTAGGTCTTAACATCTGCAAAGAGCTTCTACAGTTGCATAAAGGTTCAATCCGCTGCGAGAGTGAACAAGACCAGGGAAGTACATTTATAATTTTGCTTCCGCTTGCGGTGAAAGTTGCTGAGGTTTAA
- a CDS encoding response regulator transcription factor gives MAKILLVEDDGSSAEIVKTWLSAQRYVVEIARDGEEALEFLRMAEFDVILLDLNLPHVSGFEVLKQLRAKGKNTPVIMLTGKTSVTDKETTLDGGADDYLTKPFDLTELSARIRVQLRRQTGSTSSQLSAGNVILYPEQMRVTQDGIAIELAPKEFSLLEFFLRNPDRVFNAETIMSRVWSLDTEAGTNAFRTTLARLRRKLNLDDSDNFIETVHGAGYRLNSNK, from the coding sequence GTGGCGAAAATTCTATTAGTCGAAGACGACGGTTCGTCCGCCGAAATCGTGAAGACATGGCTGTCGGCACAAAGATATGTCGTAGAAATTGCCAGAGATGGAGAAGAGGCTCTGGAATTTTTGCGCATGGCAGAATTTGACGTCATCCTGCTTGACCTCAATCTGCCGCATGTTTCCGGCTTCGAGGTGCTGAAGCAACTGCGCGCAAAAGGCAAGAACACGCCTGTGATCATGCTCACAGGCAAAACCTCTGTGACAGACAAAGAGACAACCCTTGATGGCGGCGCCGATGACTACCTGACGAAACCATTTGATCTAACGGAACTATCAGCAAGAATTAGAGTACAACTACGCAGGCAGACTGGTTCAACGTCAAGCCAGCTCAGCGCCGGCAACGTCATTCTCTACCCGGAACAAATGAGAGTCACTCAGGATGGAATAGCGATAGAACTGGCACCAAAAGAATTTAGTCTCCTGGAGTTTTTTCTGCGCAATCCAGATCGAGTTTTCAACGCCGAAACAATCATGAGCAGAGTTTGGAGCTTAGACACAGAAGCTGGAACAAATGCCTTTAGAACAACATTGGCGAGACTGAGACGCAAGCTCAATCTTGATGACAGCGATAATTTCATTGAAACAGTGCATGGAGCGGGCTACCGGCTAAATTCAAACAAATAG
- a CDS encoding exopolyphosphatase produces MTTPNASAGSVKDATKCRLVTRSDFDGLVCAVLLKHLDMIDDILFVHPKDMQDGKVEITNKDITTNLPYVEGVHLAFDHHSSEMIRNKGEKDNYIIDPKAMSAARVVYDHFGGAKTFPSKWNDMMVAVDKADAAQFSKEEILHPTDWVLLNYLMDPRTGLGRFRNFRISNYNLMMELIDACKDKEISEIMQMPDVKERVDLYFEQEELFKEQVNRCSQIHKNLLVLNLKNEETIYAGNRFMIYAMHPETNISIHVLWGLKQQNTVFAIGKSIVNRSSKTNIGELCLKYEGGGHENAGTCQVSNERADEVLQELIKKINSDG; encoded by the coding sequence ATGACAACACCCAATGCGAGCGCGGGTTCGGTTAAAGACGCGACCAAATGTCGATTGGTGACACGCAGTGATTTTGACGGACTTGTGTGTGCTGTGCTGTTAAAGCATTTGGATATGATTGACGACATTTTGTTCGTTCATCCTAAAGACATGCAAGATGGAAAAGTTGAAATTACAAATAAGGATATTACAACCAACTTGCCATACGTCGAAGGCGTACATCTGGCTTTCGATCACCATTCCAGTGAAATGATACGCAACAAGGGCGAGAAAGATAACTACATTATCGACCCCAAAGCAATGTCAGCTGCTCGTGTTGTTTATGATCACTTCGGCGGCGCAAAAACATTTCCTTCTAAATGGAATGACATGATGGTCGCCGTTGATAAAGCAGATGCTGCACAATTCAGCAAAGAAGAGATATTGCATCCAACTGACTGGGTGCTGCTCAACTATTTGATGGACCCGCGTACAGGGCTGGGTCGGTTCAGAAACTTTCGCATCTCGAACTATAACCTGATGATGGAGTTGATTGATGCCTGCAAAGACAAAGAGATTTCAGAAATCATGCAGATGCCCGATGTGAAAGAGAGAGTCGATCTATATTTCGAGCAGGAAGAGCTCTTCAAGGAGCAGGTCAATCGCTGCTCTCAGATACATAAGAATCTGCTCGTTTTGAATTTAAAGAACGAGGAAACGATTTACGCCGGTAATCGTTTCATGATTTATGCAATGCATCCGGAAACCAACATCTCAATCCATGTTTTGTGGGGGTTGAAGCAGCAGAATACTGTCTTTGCAATTGGGAAGTCGATCGTTAATCGCAGCTCAAAAACAAATATCGGGGAACTCTGCCTGAAGTACGAGGGCGGCGGGCACGAAAACGCCGGTACGTGTCAAGTCAGCAATGAGCGCGCCGACGAAGTGTTGCAAGAACTCATCAAAAAAATAAACTCAGATGGATAA
- a CDS encoding alpha/beta hydrolase → MHPLIQKLKSINWSFVLKGVLATILAIPIAIMIGLAPIVGRPLYNQVIFHPSKYPVGSDWPQKACGITPEDIYFQSENGNKLHGLLYRLPGAKKIALISHGNAGNALQRAFLAERPLSNNCSVFAYDYSGYGRSQGEPSLEGIVQDAEGAYKFLLSHNYKPEQIIFFGESIGTLVSGELSRRHKSAAVILECPLYSLRHKALSILPFLQYYPQWLWFAPGYYLDNSTAFHEQHAPLLLIAGTADHLTPIEQANLLFDMAAEPKGILRIDGGGHGDRVMMSSPVYKNGLAEFMQKLE, encoded by the coding sequence ATGCATCCATTGATTCAGAAACTGAAATCAATCAACTGGAGCTTCGTCTTAAAGGGCGTTCTCGCCACCATTCTTGCTATACCAATCGCTATTATGATCGGGCTGGCGCCTATTGTTGGACGGCCGTTGTACAACCAGGTAATTTTTCATCCATCAAAATATCCTGTTGGCAGCGACTGGCCGCAGAAAGCCTGCGGCATAACGCCCGAAGACATTTACTTCCAATCTGAGAACGGCAATAAGCTACATGGATTACTTTACAGATTGCCGGGGGCAAAGAAAATCGCCCTGATCAGTCACGGCAATGCGGGAAACGCGTTGCAACGAGCATTTCTTGCCGAACGACCGCTGAGCAACAATTGCTCCGTCTTTGCATACGACTATTCCGGCTATGGTCGCAGCCAGGGCGAGCCGTCGCTGGAGGGCATCGTGCAGGACGCGGAGGGCGCCTACAAATTTCTGCTCAGTCATAACTACAAGCCGGAGCAGATCATTTTCTTTGGTGAATCGATAGGGACGCTCGTAAGCGGCGAACTTTCGCGGCGCCACAAAAGCGCGGCGGTTATCCTTGAGTGTCCGCTTTACTCACTGCGCCATAAAGCGCTCTCCATTCTGCCGTTTCTGCAGTATTATCCGCAGTGGCTATGGTTTGCTCCTGGATATTATCTAGACAACTCGACAGCTTTCCACGAGCAACATGCACCACTTTTATTGATTGCCGGAACGGCTGACCATCTAACACCGATCGAACAAGCCAATCTGCTCTTTGATATGGCTGCGGAACCGAAAGGAATTCTTCGTATAGACGGAGGTGGGCACGGAGACAGAGTAATGATGTCATCTCCCGTCTATAAGAACGGCTTAGCCGAATTTATGCAAAAACTGGAGTGA
- the mscL gene encoding large conductance mechanosensitive channel protein MscL, with the protein MIKDFKEFLLKTNAFALAVGVIIGAATGKVVSAVVDDLLMPPISCVMPAGDWRDAQIVLSKGVDPSGKPTVSAVKYGHFLGSVIDFTIIAFVVFAITKTVLPKDPEPAPADPTKQCPECLETVPTAARKCRACCSVFA; encoded by the coding sequence ATGATCAAAGATTTCAAAGAATTTCTCCTCAAAACAAACGCGTTTGCCCTTGCCGTAGGCGTCATCATCGGTGCAGCCACAGGAAAAGTCGTTTCAGCAGTTGTCGACGACTTGCTCATGCCGCCAATCTCTTGCGTCATGCCTGCAGGTGATTGGCGCGATGCACAAATTGTGCTGAGCAAAGGCGTTGATCCCAGTGGTAAGCCGACGGTGAGTGCGGTCAAGTACGGGCACTTTCTTGGCTCGGTCATCGATTTCACCATCATTGCCTTTGTTGTGTTCGCCATCACCAAGACTGTATTACCGAAGGACCCAGAACCTGCACCGGCTGACCCGACCAAGCAATGTCCGGAATGTTTGGAGACAGTGCCGACGGCCGCGCGTAAATGTCGCGCCTGCTGCTCTGTGTTTGCTTAA